In Pseudomonas sp. p1(2021b), the genomic window TGCAGCGGCGTGTAGCCCAGCGAATGGAAGTGCAGTACCACCAGCATGCGCAAAGCGCCGTCGGTAAGGGTGAAGGCCCAGTAATTGCCGGTAACCAGCAGGTACTGACGCACTTCCGCAGACAGGGCTGACAACGCCTTCATGATCGCCATTTACTCCGCTGCGCCGACCAGGCGTGCTAGTTCAACCGCACGGTTGGCGTAGCCCCACTCGTTGTCGTACCAGGCGTAGATCTTCACTTGGGTACCGTTGACTACGAGGGTGGACAGCGCATCGATGATCGAGGACCGCGGATCGGTGCGGTAGTCGATGGACACCAAGGGGCGTTCTTCGTAGCCCAGGATGTCCTTCAGCGGTCCTTCGGTTGCGGCTTTCAGCAGCGCGTTGACCTCTTCAGCCGTTGTCTCACGTTCCACTTCGAACACGCAGTCGGTCAGCGAGGCGTTGGCCAGTGGTACACGTACGGCGTGACCATTCAGCTTGCCGCGTAGCTCGGGGAAGATCTCGGCGATTGCGGTGGCAGATCCCGTGGTGGTCGGGATCAGGCTCATGCCCGAGGCTCGGGCGCGACGCAGGTCCTTGTGCGGTGTATCCAGAATGCTCTGGGTATTGGTGAGGTCGTGAATGGTGGTGATCGAGCCGTGGCGTATGCCCAGGTTCTCGTGAATCACCTTGACCACCGGGGCCAGGCAGTTAGTGGTGCAGGAAGCGGCGGTGACGATACGATGCTGCGCCGGGTCGAATAGGTGCTGGTTGACGCCCATCACCACGTTCAGTGCGCCTTTCTCCTTCACTGGAGCGCAGACGACCACACGTTTGACGCCTTGATCCAGGTAGGCCTGGAGTACGGCTACCGACTTCATCTTGCCGCTGGCCTCGATGACCAAGTCACAGCCCGACCAGTCGGTGTCCGCGATGGTCTTGTTGGCGGTGACCTTGATGCGCTTGCCCTC contains:
- a CDS encoding ArsJ-associated glyceraldehyde-3-phosphate dehydrogenase, with product MAIKVGINGFGRIGRLALRASWDWPEFEFVQINDPAGDAETHAHLINFDSIHGRWHREARAEGDAVVIEGKRIKVTANKTIADTDWSGCDLVIEASGKMKSVAVLQAYLDQGVKRVVVCAPVKEKGALNVVMGVNQHLFDPAQHRIVTAASCTTNCLAPVVKVIHENLGIRHGSITTIHDLTNTQSILDTPHKDLRRARASGMSLIPTTTGSATAIAEIFPELRGKLNGHAVRVPLANASLTDCVFEVERETTAEEVNALLKAATEGPLKDILGYEERPLVSIDYRTDPRSSIIDALSTLVVNGTQVKIYAWYDNEWGYANRAVELARLVGAAE